From a region of the Penaeus vannamei isolate JL-2024 chromosome 32, ASM4276789v1, whole genome shotgun sequence genome:
- the LOC113819083 gene encoding treacle protein, whose product MLHRNGAGFELPACAPLSCAVASDLPMDAAQGCDGGSGCSAGGAGFYGAHAGRLMDERCCKGAQGPDSHALLGGAPLRIMKSRLGEGCFDVTLNDGSSGTFVKVPVKCPPPIAPAPAVLPPAEACEPPEKAAAKPLLREKLSAGKDAAEPERPSKPAAPKASAGVMRAGGRHQLIDIHGLAVFLRQSTRCLSCQAACCLYVTGTISAHLAAVTQVKITCQKCHYTASQALARPPSSADDIGLPPPTQPAPATPPNPPPLTDLPPTLAPPHHPSPYMLQPHLFPADPIMPARPPAAAHASPKVKSAPAWTPSTSTSTSPSSSSSSSSSSSSSSSNSLHSLLTMDTLRPLEEVWVKEEGRASPQEQGTTPAGGAGVDAAAPSTPFLPLDLPLPSVNLEWRSQSHLGTAGATTLSAPMRPLPYAHDKNNSGQDLAANPPAPPLDTPPPGTPPRKDPPAPDAREGSAEACPDSAPKSGEASTSRVSSPSPSSSSSPSSPSVSSSSYTSSSSSSAFLAPPSSPLFPNPASTLLKLLSSSVFPPSPLPYPSPLYAGLLPQPVLPDHAHALGALEIKRKLEADLEESLRLVRKMIYKGLPRGEGDSEVKSQPEAPVDVSSATKRQDALDDKALISSYERVFSLLEGKAFSSMENLAGEGVPRWPASDGALDLSKDFQRLNECLMDGGFGSRTKNKRSKDQGSQRKRLKGGSEGNERKRQKHTSKKNEYQSLSSTKSGTDKPGPGSAASDVRTGSTHQEAGSTNKKDPRDSARHSRQKSKRSSGARRDHKHSSKHKASDAKVRLLEDASQKKSRKDKQRWSKTKPPKPLEACRCCRDSTTSSDTSTPPQTREEERTRLHDTKPGLFILPKKCPKETPSISAIHAEVNARSCAGKLLSNPAAKPQSAPTQLAHLRYDRNNSLQVCKEEDSSSMVEGERDQKPHLSGDGDSDRPSWRFHDLLSSDSDSDSEAGHLMIDTDN is encoded by the exons ATGCTGCACCGCAATGGCGCCGGCTTCGAGCTCCCCGCGTGCGCGCCTCTGAGCTGCGCCGTCGCCAGCGACCTGCCCATGGACGCCGCCCAGGGCTGCGACGGCGGCAGCGGCTGCAGCGCGGGCGGTGCCGGCTTCTACGGCGCCCACGCTGGCCGCCTCATGGACGAGCGGTGCTGCAAGGGCGCGCAGGGGCCCGACTCGCACGCCCTCCTGGGCGGCGCGCCCCTCAGGATCATGAAGAGCCGCCTCGGGGAGGGCTGCTTCGACGTCACGCTCAACGACGGCTCCTCCGGCACCTTCGTGAAGGTGCCCGTCAAGTGCCCTCCGCCCATCGCGCCCGCGCCCGCCGTCCTGCCGCCCGCAGAGGCGTGCGAGCCCCCCGAGAAGGCGGCCGCCAAGCCGCTCCTGCGGGAGAAGCTGAGCGCCGGCAAGGACGCCGCGGAGCCCGAGAGGCCCAGCAAGCCCGCCGCTCCGAAGGCGAGCGCGGGCGtgatgcgggcgggcgggcggcaccAGCTCATCGACATCCACGGCCTCGCGGTGTTCCTGAGGCAGTCGACGCGGTGCCTCTCGTGCCAGGCGGCCTGCTGCCTCTACGTCACGGGGACCATCTCCGCGCACCTGGCGGCCGTCACGCAG GTGAAGATAACGTGCCAGAAGTGTCACTACACCGCCTCGCaggccctcgcccgcccgccctcctccgcGGACGACATCGGCCTCCCCCCGCCCACGCAGCCCGCCCCCGCCACGCCgcccaacccaccccccctcaccgaCCTGCCCCCCACCCTGgcgcccccccaccacccctccccctacatgcTCCAGCCCCACCTGTTCCCCGCCGACCCGATCATgcccgcccgcccccccgccgccgcccacgctTCGCCCAAGGTCAAGTCTGCGCCTGCGTGGACGCCCTCGACTTCGACGAGcacctcgccttcctcttcctcctcctcttcctcttcctcctcctcctcctcttccaacagtCTTCACAGCCTCCTCACGATGGACACCCTGCGCCCTCTGGAGGAAGTGTGGGTCAAGGAGGAAGGCCGGGCGTCCCCACAGGAGCAGGGAACCACTCCTGCAGGGGGCGCGGGCGTGGACGCTGCCGCCCCCAGCACGCCCTTCCTGCCCCTCGACCTCCCGCTGCCCTCGGTCAACCTCGAGTGGCGATCGCAGAGCCATCTGGGGACTGCGGGCGCCACCACTCTCTCGGCGCCCATGAGGCCTCTTCCCTACGCCCATGACAAGAACA ACTCTGGTCAGGACTTGGCAGCcaacccccccgctccccccctcgaCACCCCGCCCCCAGGGACGCCCCCCAGGAAGGACCCTCCCGCGCCGGACGCCCGAGAGGGGTCGGCGGAGGCCTGCCCCGACTCGGCGCCCAAGTCGGGTGAAGCCTCGACGTCGCGCGTGTCTTCCCCGTcgccctcgtcgtcgtcgtcgccgtcgtcgccCTCCGTCAGCTCCAGTTCGTAcacctcgtcctcgtcgtcgtcggcGTTCCTCGCGCCGCCGTCGTCGCCGCTCTTCCCGAACCCGGCGTCGACGCTGCTGAAGCTCCTGTCGTCGTCGGTGTTCCCGCCGTCGCCTCTGCCCTACCCGTCGCCGCTCTACGCCGGCCTCCTCCCCCAGCCGGTCCTGCCCGACCACGCCCACGCGCTCGGGGCGCTCGAGATCAAGAGGAAGCTGGAGGCCGACCTCGAGGAGTCGCTGCGGCTCGTCAGGAAGATGATCTACAAGGGCCTCCCGAGGGGCGAAGGAGACTCCGAAGTGAAGTCGCAGCCCGAGGCGCCCGTCGACGTGTCCTCGGCGACGAAGCGCCAGGACGCCCTCGACGACAAGGCTTTAATCAGCTCCTACGAGAGGGTTTTCAGTCTGCTGGAGGGCAAGGCGTTTTCCAGCATGGAGAACCTTGCCGGTGAAGGCGTCCCGCGGTGGCCCGCTTCCGACGGCGCTCTTGATCTCTCGAAGGACTTTCAGCGCCTGAACGAATGCCTTATGGATGGCGGCTTTGGATCGAGAACTAAGAACAAGCGCTCAAAGGACCAGGGATCTCAAAGGAAGCGGTTAAAAGGCGGCAgcgaagggaatgagaggaaaagacagaaacacacttcgaagaaaaatgaatatcagtCTCTGTCTTCAACTAAAAGCGGTACAGACAAACCTGGCCCCGGTTCCGCAGCATCTGACGTCCGCACGGGTAGCACACACCAAGAAGCCGGCAGCACCAACAAGAAAGACCCTCGCGACTCCGCCAGGCACAGTAGGCAAAAATCCAAACGCAGTTCGGGCGCAAGACGAGACCACAAACACTCAAGCAAACATAAAGCAAGCGACGCGAAGGTGAGACTCCTCGAAGACGCATCTCAGAAGAAATCCCGGAAGGATAAACAAAGATGGTCAAAAACGAAACCGCCAAAGCCTCTGGAAGCCTGCCGTTGCTGCCGAGATTCCACGACCAGTTCCGACACCTCGACGCCTCCGCAGACACGCGAGGAAGAGCGCACAAGACTCCACGACACGAAACCAGGCCTCTTCATCCTACCTAAGAAGTGTCCGAAGGAGACTCCCAGCATCTCGGCAATCCACGCAGAAGTAAACGCCAGATCCT